The following DNA comes from Halorhabdus tiamatea SARL4B.
TCTTCTCGACGGACGACGCCGAGGAGACGGCGGACGCCCAGGAAGAAGCGATCGAGAAGCTCAAGCGCCGGTATGCGGAGGGCGAAATCAACGAGCGGGAGTTCGAACAGCGCCTCGAGAAGCTGGTCGCGACCGAGGAAGGGGATCCGGCTGACTACGATGACTTGACGGCGAGCAATCGCTCCAGTGCGTCGACCGGGGCGGATACACGCGACGGTGCCAAGCGAGAGCGCGAGCTGGAGTGAGACGGACGAATCTCCAGGTGTCCCACGACGGCAGTCGCTACCTGACTCAAGGAGAGAGTCCCGCCCTTTAGGGCGGGCGTGAATCCGACACACCACTTCACAATCCACGCTTGACGATTACTCCGGGGTATCCTCTCGGACTTTCTTTTCGCCCTCAAGGAGCAATCCCTTCCACGTTAACCCACGGTGCGTCTTCAGTTCTTTCAACCGCTCGTACTGCTCATCGTCATCGAACTCGATGCGAACTTCGACCATACAGTAACACACAAACCACATCTTTATGTGTGTTCCGATACAAACAGTAGTCGATGAAGCGAGCCAACACGTTCGAAGTGATTCCGCAGTCCGACGAGGACGAGGAGTTGCTTCGACGCCTGTTGGACGCTTCTGCCGCTCTCTGGAACGAAATCAACTACGAGCGCCGCGAGAACTATGCTGACCCAGACGGAGACGTGTGGGACATCAGCGAGTATCGCGGTCGCTATGGTGGAACACTTGGCGCATCCACGGTTCAGCAAATCGAACGCAAGAACCGCGAAGCGTGGAAGTCGTTCTTCAGCCTCAAGAAGAAGGGCGAAGCCAACGGCAAACCCGGATTCTGGGGTAACGCAGACGAAGGTCGAGAACTCCGCACGTACATCCGTAACACGTCGTACTCCGTCGAGTGGGGCGAATACTCTCGCCTCGAAATTCTCGTCGGTCAAGACCTGAAAGACGAATACGGGTTGGGACACCGCGAACGTCTCCGCCTCGAAGTTCGAGGTGAGCCCAATTGGAAGAAGTACGAGAAGCAGGGCCGGTTGGAGTTGTTCTACGACGAGCAAGCACAGACATTCAGGGCCTTTCAGCCAGTCACCGTCGATGATTCTCGACTGGCACAACCACTGGCTTCGGAAGAAGCCGCTCTGGACATCGGTGCGAACAACCTCGTCGCCTGCACCACCACAACCGGCCAGCAATACCTGTACGAAGGACGCGACCTGTTCAAACGATTCCGCGAAACCACGCGAGAAATTGCCCGCCTCCAATCACTCTTGGAGGACGGTCGATACAGCAGTCACCGAATCCGACGCCTGTACGAGCGGCGCACCAAGCGACGTGACCACGCTCAAGACGCACTCGCGCGTGACCTCATCGAACGTCTGTACGACGAGGGTGTTTCGACAGTGTACGTCGGGGCGCTGACGGACGTGCTTGAGACGCACTGGTCGGTAGAGACGAACGCCAAGACGCACAATTTCTGGGCGTTTAGAGCGTTCGTGAATCGACTGGCGTGTACCGCTGAGGAATACGGTATGTCGGTGGAAGTACAGTCTGAGGCGTGGACGAGTCAGGAGTGTCCGAACTGCGGTTCGATAGAGGACACGACACGTCACAGAGACACTCTGACGTGTCCGTGTGGCTTCGAGGGGCACGCCGACCTCGTGGCGTCAGAGACGTTCCTTCGGCGGCAGACAACGGTAACACGGTCGATGGCACGGCCTGTATGCCTCAAGTGGGACAACCATGAATGGTTGGAGTCATCACGCTCTCCCCGTCCCAACGAGGAGCATACGAACCCGCAAGTTGCCTCCGTGGGCCGGTAGTCGATACCCCCAGCGCGAGGAAACCCCGCCGTTCACGGCGGGGAGGATGTCATTGAAGGCTGTTCGCGACGGGAATGGGACAACGCGGATATCAACTCCCTTGTCCTACGTCGCTCGAGAGAGCACATCGCGAAACACGCACTCCTTGGAGATCGAACGTCCGCCGAGCGAAGCGAGGCGGTTCACTGCGAGGGAGCGAAGCGACCGAGCAGGTGTTTTTGGTCCAGATTTTTGCGAGGAGGGTTCCCGCAACGAGCCATCGGCTCGTGAGGAAACCCTCCGAAGTAAAAAGGTGGTATAGTGGGCCAAACCGGATTTGAACCGGTAGCCTCCCGGTTATCAGCCGAGCGCTCAACCTGATTGAGCTATTGGCCCAGGTGAGCGCATCAAGGCGTACCGGAGGCCTACCATTAAGCGTTTCTTTTCGCTCCCGTCGTCACCCTCGTGGCTGGCGATCACTCGGGCCGATCGTCCCCGTCCTCGACGTCGTCAATGTCCGTGGCGTCCCCGATGTCGCGGACCCCATCGTCCGTCGAGCCCCCGAACCCGCCAGGCCCGCCGAATCCGCCGGGACCACCGGAATCACCGCCGACAGGGCCGTTCCCGTCGTCGTTCGGAAAACCACCGACGTAGACCGAGCCCGTGGCGAACCCGCCGGTCTTCTGCTCAAGATACGGCGTGACGACCCACTTCTTGACGGCAATGCGGATCGGGTACCGCGTCGGCGGGACCACGAGGAGGAAGCCAATCACGTCGGTCACCAACCCGGGCGTCAACAGGAGCGCGCCGGCGATCAACAGGAGCGCGCCGTCGAGCAACTCGTCGGTCGGCGGATCGCCCTGGAGGACCTTGCGCTGGATCTTCGCAAGCGTGTGACGGCCCTCCGCACGGACGAGCAGCATACCGATCAGACCCGTCAAAACCACCAGCAACACCGTCGGAACGGCACCCAGCGCGCCGGCAACCGCCACCAGCAACACCATGTCGACGAGAGGTATCAACAGCAAGAGTGCGATGATCCGGAGCATGCCGACCTCTACCGGGCGGGGCCTCAAAACCCTTTTCGAGCGAGTGCGACTGCCGGTTTACCGGTCGCCGGAGCCGTTGGTCCGCCGGTCGACGCCGTCGGCGGGCTCGGGGTTGCCGCCTTCGGCGTCGCCGGTGACCTCGGCCTGGAGATCCCCGAAGCGAGCGACGCGCTCGGCGTGGGCGTTGTGCTGGTGGATCGA
Coding sequences within:
- a CDS encoding FxsA family protein; this encodes MLRIIALLLLIPLVDMVLLVAVAGALGAVPTVLLVVLTGLIGMLLVRAEGRHTLAKIQRKVLQGDPPTDELLDGALLLIAGALLLTPGLVTDVIGFLLVVPPTRYPIRIAVKKWVVTPYLEQKTGGFATGSVYVGGFPNDDGNGPVGGDSGGPGGFGGPGGFGGSTDDGVRDIGDATDIDDVEDGDDRPE
- a CDS encoding IS200/IS605 family transposase — protein: MKRANTFEVIPQSDEDEELLRRLLDASAALWNEINYERRENYADPDGDVWDISEYRGRYGGTLGASTVQQIERKNREAWKSFFSLKKKGEANGKPGFWGNADEGRELRTYIRNTSYSVEWGEYSRLEILVGQDLKDEYGLGHRERLRLEVRGEPNWKKYEKQGRLELFYDEQAQTFRAFQPVTVDDSRLAQPLASEEAALDIGANNLVACTTTTGQQYLYEGRDLFKRFRETTREIARLQSLLEDGRYSSHRIRRLYERRTKRRDHAQDALARDLIERLYDEGVSTVYVGALTDVLETHWSVETNAKTHNFWAFRAFVNRLACTAEEYGMSVEVQSEAWTSQECPNCGSIEDTTRHRDTLTCPCGFEGHADLVASETFLRRQTTVTRSMARPVCLKWDNHEWLESSRSPRPNEEHTNPQVASVGR
- a CDS encoding SHOCT domain-containing protein is translated as MSERLRDFVADELWLAIGAVTLPAMMLFDTIGVEVLSEVSVILGWFLLTPLFLFWGEEIAGVLFSTDDAEETADAQEEAIEKLKRRYAEGEINEREFEQRLEKLVATEEGDPADYDDLTASNRSSASTGADTRDGAKRERELE